Within Trichoderma atroviride chromosome 2, complete sequence, the genomic segment ACATTGCGGGATACGTCAACTTGACGACGTCCTTTTGGTTCTTGGGCGACACTCAATTTAAAATCCTCTGCGCGGTTGCGAGCATTGCTCTGGGCGCTACGGTAATTCTGAGCGCCGCCCTGATCAAAGAACGAGATCCCCGATTGGACGGGCCTccgaaaaagaagcaaagcatctttgtcttcttctttacgCTATTCAAGTCCATCAAGAGGATGCCACCCCAGATCAAGCGGGTATGCCAGGTCCAGTTCTTTGGCTGGGTGGGCTTCTTTCCCCTCTTGTTTTATACATCTTCGTACATTGGCGAGATCTACGTTCAGCCCTTCCTCGAGGAGAACCCTCACATGTCTCCTGAAGAGATTGACAAGCTGTACGAGCACGCGACCCGAATTGGCTCATTTGCTCTCCTCATAAACTCGATCGTTAGCTTGCTGATAAATGTCTTTCTCCCGTTTTTCGTTGCGCCGACTTATGACAACCATCCCGTGTTGGATGATTCCGAGTCTGGCACCAAGAAGTCGTTGTTGGATAGCTTGAGGATACCTGGTCTTACCCTTAGGCGGGCTTGGTTTGGGTCcctcatcctcttcgccatcgtcatGGTTTGCACAGTATTTGTGAGGTCCGTTAACGCGGCTACCGTCTTGATTGGAATCGCTGGCATTACGTGGGCCATCACTTTGTGGGCACCATTCGCTATTATCAGTGCCGAGATCAGTCGACGCGATGCCCTCGCTCGAGCCcaacgccgtcatcaccgAATTGACAATCATGATTCGCCTTCAACACTCCCTGCCCCTATTCCCGCCACCGACAATACATCTCCAATGGAGCTAACAGAGACGCcaaaggaagaagttgaCCAAGCGGGTGTCATTATGGGCATCCATAATATGTCTGTTTCTGCTCCACAAATCATAGCCAACGTAGGATCAAGCTTGATCTTCAGAATCTGGCAAAAGCCGAGAGGAACCCCGGGTGACCACAGCATCGGTATTGTCTTGGCTCTTGGAGGTGTCTTTGCCCTTGTCGCTGCCTTTTTTGTGTTGAGGATCAAAGACGACGTGTCTCGCCCGCCGGAGACcttggctgatgaagagCACGGTGTTGACGatcaagatgacgatgagtcTTCTCCCAATGGAGACCTTTCTACGCGCACTAAACCCGGCTACTCTGCGGTGCCGACAGCAGATTCTGAGGCTCCGAGGTTAGTGAGAAACCGAAGTTTCGGGGGCTTAGAAGTGGCTTCTGGTCCTGATTActgatatatatatgcagAGAAGTTGAAGCTTCTTGACGAAGCGTGTTAGATTCTTTACGGTGAGCCGCTAGTATAGCGTGTAGACATAGATAGCCGGATGGTATATACGTGATGGTAGAATTTGCTAGAGAATGTTGGACAGGACTTGTATAATTTGAGTCGGCCAAGTGGCAGCTATGCGTACTTGATGCACTGGATTTCATCATTCTATAATTTTCACCTATACAGTCAATCTTGAGCCGAACTGAAAGCTGCGAAGCCCATTTCCTCAGCCCACCTGTGTCTGCCATCTATAGCTATTCCGTCATCAACGAGTAATTTGAATCCTACCACCCACAATatagcatctccagctttcCCATATTCTTCCCATCAGTCCAatccagcatcatccatACTGGACACCTTTCCAGAGTACCAGATTCTCGTCATTCGtacccccccttttcccttttcaaGCCGCCGTTCTCCTCGATTTTCCAAGCTTGCAGCTTCCCAATGTCGTCCGCACCTCTCCCGGCGACGGGCCCGACATGTGCCATGTGCTAATGCCGGCCCAGAAATGGCAGAAGGACGTGCCGTTGACGCAGTACGTGATGTCGCAATGGATGGACGACGTGGCGATCGGGGCGGCGGTAGTAGAGATGGTCGTGTTGAGAGTGATGGGCAAGGTGGATGTCGCAGGGACAGTGGCTGGCAACGACGGAGCGGGACTGGTGGCCCAGGtggtggagaggaggagagaggtgGAGAGGATGGACTTGAGGGAAGGCATCTtggtttatatataagtaggAATTCtgcttgtctttttttttctttgtgttgctgttgttgttgttgttgttgttgttgttgttgttgttgttgttgttgttgtgagtgcgttgttgtcgttgttgttgttgttgttgttgttgttgttgttgttgttgtgagtgcgttgttgtcgttgttgttgtttgaTCGGTTTGCGCAAGCTGTAGTGCTGgtttatataagaatttgCTTTCTTCTGTGGTACAATGTCACAATGTTGTTGTTTGTAGAACAGCAGCTGGTTGAACTTGccctaggtaggtatgccAAGAAGACAAAGTTTGTGAGGCGGATCAAGTGATTGCTTGGTGCCTTGTTGTGGCAGGAAAGCTGCATGTGTACATTACACAATGTTGGAAGGTGCCTGCCCCCCCCCGAACGTTTATAGAATCGGGCAAGGCACAAGACACGTCATGGCCTCGTTTATGTGCTTTAATGACGATGATGTACGCCGAAGCGGTGTGGGAAATGCATGATTTGATGATTCACGAATTCAAGCCCAGGCAACTGCCAGCGCACATGACATTTTTGTTGAAATCCGAGAAAGAGGTCTGTTTCAAACATGTACTCGAGTCCCGCTGCATGGTCTTGCTGATTTGCTCTCAGATatttccccttcttcctctcaCTACGCAATCAAAGAGATTTCAGCAATCTGCTACTCACCAGCCTTCATCCCAGCCAACACCCATAGCGCAAGCATGCTCACAACCCCCAGCAGCCACGACAGCGTCCTTAGCACCGACAGCCTCCCGTCCGCACACAACACGACGTACACAAAGATGTACAGCGCCCGCGACAAGACATACTCCATCGTCAGCAGGTTGAGTGTGTAGACGTCCACGCCTGCGCAGttggccgccgccacggccCCGGCGAACATGCCCAGCGATTCGAAGCCGTTTTCCATGGCGCTGAGGGCTCGGGTGATGCGTTGCTGGCGCTGTTTCAAGGGAGAGTATCTAGTCAGTTTTGTATTTTTACATCGAGTACACGTATATACATGGACTTGAAGTTGGTTGgtaaaagagagagagacaaaaaggtATGCCTACAGCCTTGTCCATCGTGTCATCTTTGAGAACAGCCGCCTGCGTATGTCGCGGATTGGTTTCGTCGAAATTCTTGCCGGCCAGAGTATGGCCATACGCGGCGGGCAGCCAGCATAAAGTAAAGGCGATTGGAACCTGAGTGCAACATCAAATTCTTAGTCGCCATCtgttgacctttttttttttttatgttgTGCAAGAGACAAATAAGATGATGTGCTCAAAACCCCCCCTCGTACCGTGTAGAATGAGTAGTTTATGGAAAGATCCACCATTGTGAACATGGTACTACTCATATCGACATATGAACTAGTAGGCAATGTTTGCAAAAGCCAGTTGTACATTTACTGATGAGAGGCTTCGATGCCAGCTAAAAGGGCCTTGTTGCGATAACTCGAGCAGTTGAAGAATGACGATTGCGTATGTCTCATGTCTCACTGAGAAGAATAAGACTGCCCTGCCTCGGTGTCGAAAAGAGGCATGATTGGCCCATATAAATGGCAACTCAGCTTTGTAACGGTACGTGCATTTACTCCGAAAAATCCCACCTACCAGATAAAAAGTCCCTCAAACCAGCGCAACCTGCGAATatggaatttttttttactcttaATTGTCCTTGGGAaaatgcagcagcttccGAAAGAACGTTTCTTGATTCTGAGCAGAGCTTGCAGGGCACTAACAAAAAGCCGCTGTGATAATGACCAGATCGATACCTT encodes:
- a CDS encoding uncharacterized protein (EggNog:ENOG41~SECRETED:SignalP(1-19)) — translated: MPSLKSILSTSLLLSTTWATSPAPSLPATVPATSTLPITLNTTISTTAAPIATSSIHCDITYCVNGTSFCHFWAGISTWHMSGPSPGEVRTTLGSCKLGKSRRTAA
- a CDS encoding uncharacterized protein (TransMembrane:12 (i87-106o126-147i159-177o197-217i250-269o275-297i335-357o387-410i445-463o469-493i557-575o587-606i)) → MTASPPHGADQGETPNHQQHGGASSASASQTPDASTPRNRSVDEPRERETTNDEQSPLLPPADYDAFGARLGRVDSHVDDSQTTKSLWYLTVLTIGIGGLQIAWSVELSNGSPYLLSLGLSKSLMALVWIAGPLTGTLVQPYVGMLSDNCRLSWGKRKPFMLGGAAATIISLLFLAWTKEIVGGVLGVFGADPQSHGVKVTIIVVAVIGVYLLDFAINTVQAALRTFIVDCGPAHQQEAANSMASRMTGIGNIIGYIAGYVNLTTSFWFLGDTQFKILCAVASIALGATVILSAALIKERDPRLDGPPKKKQSIFVFFFTLFKSIKRMPPQIKRVCQVQFFGWVGFFPLLFYTSSYIGEIYVQPFLEENPHMSPEEIDKLYEHATRIGSFALLINSIVSLLINVFLPFFVAPTYDNHPVLDDSESGTKKSLLDSLRIPGLTLRRAWFGSLILFAIVMVCTVFVRSVNAATVLIGIAGITWAITLWAPFAIISAEISRRDALARAQRRHHRIDNHDSPSTLPAPIPATDNTSPMELTETPKEEVDQAGVIMGIHNMSVSAPQIIANVGSSLIFRIWQKPRGTPGDHSIGIVLALGGVFALVAAFFVLRIKDDVSRPPETLADEEHGVDDQDDDESSPNGDLSTRTKPGYSAVPTADSEAPREVEAS
- a CDS encoding uncharacterized protein (TransMembrane:12 (i87-106o126-147i159-177o197-217i250-269o275-297i335-357o387-410i445-463o469-493i557-575o587-606i)), with product MTASPPHGADQGETPNHQQHGGASSASASQTPDASTPRNRSVDEPRERETTNDEQSPLLPPADYDAFGARLGRVDSHVDDSQTTKSLWYLTVLTIGIGGLQIAWSVELSNGSPYLLSLGLSKSLMALVWIAGPLTGTLVQPYVGMLSDNCRLSWGKRKPFMLGGAAATIISLLFLAWTKEIVGGVLGVFGADPQSHGVKVTIIVVAVIGVYLLDFAINTVQAALRTFIVDCGPAHQQEAANSMASRMTGIGNIIGYIAGYVNLTTSFWFLGDTQFKILCAVASIALGATVILSAALIKERDPRLDGPPKKKQSIFVFFFTLFKSIKRMPPQIKRVCQVQFFGWVGFFPLLFYTSSYIGEIYVQPFLEENPHMSPEEIDKLYEHATRIGSFALLINSIVSLLINVFLPFFVAPTYDNHPVLDDSESGTKKSLLDSLRIPGLTLRRAWFGSLILFAIVMVCTVFVRSVNAATVLIGIAGITWAITLWAPFAIISAEISRRDALARAQRRHHRIDNHDSPSTLPAPIPATDNTSPMELTETPKEEVDQAGVIMGIHNMSVSAPQIIANVGSSLIFRIWQKPRGTPGDHSIGIVLALGGVFALVAAFFVLRIKDDVSRPPETLADEEHGVDDQDDDESSPNGDLSTRTKPGYSAVPTADSEAPRLVRNRSFGGLEVASGPDY